From Gimesia panareensis, the proteins below share one genomic window:
- a CDS encoding FAD-dependent oxidoreductase yields MPHRLLKFAFSKEYPEPRMFNTPETLKPEYDVVIIGGGGHGLAAAYYLAKEHGITNVAVLEQGYIGGGGTGRNTSIIRSNYLTPEGARFYQTSVDLFQDLSRDLNLNLFYSERGHFTLAHSPASLRTQRWRAEVNQHLGISSRLVGPEFIKEQIPEIDLSCGGHQPPIHGALYHPPGAIARHDAVAWGYARGASQRGVEIHQKTAVTDIEIRDGAIAGVHTDKGFIKTKKVLSAVAGWTTHITRMVGLRTPLVIHPLQALVTEPVKPWLNAIVVSASLHVYVSQSSRGELVAGASLDPYELISMRSTLDFAEGLGGHMLELFPCLGEAKVLRQWAGLCDMTPDFSPIMGTTPIKGFYIDSGWGTWGFKATPVSGMTMASTLARDEDHELIRAFNLSRFEQFDLVGEKGAASVGH; encoded by the coding sequence ATGCCGCACCGATTATTGAAGTTTGCTTTCAGCAAAGAGTACCCTGAGCCGCGGATGTTCAACACGCCGGAGACGCTCAAGCCGGAATACGATGTGGTGATCATCGGGGGTGGGGGACACGGGCTGGCAGCCGCCTATTACCTGGCTAAAGAGCATGGCATCACGAATGTTGCAGTACTGGAGCAGGGTTACATCGGCGGAGGGGGAACCGGGCGGAACACGTCCATTATCCGTTCAAATTATCTGACTCCGGAAGGCGCCCGCTTCTATCAGACCAGTGTCGACCTGTTTCAGGACCTGTCCCGCGATCTGAACCTGAACCTGTTCTATTCCGAGCGGGGGCATTTCACGCTGGCACACTCTCCTGCTTCGCTGCGGACCCAGCGGTGGCGGGCAGAAGTCAACCAGCACCTGGGCATCAGCAGTCGCCTGGTCGGCCCGGAATTCATCAAGGAACAGATTCCCGAAATCGATCTGAGTTGTGGCGGGCATCAGCCACCGATTCATGGTGCGCTGTATCATCCCCCCGGTGCCATTGCCCGCCACGATGCGGTCGCCTGGGGTTATGCCCGGGGGGCGAGTCAGCGGGGGGTGGAGATTCACCAGAAGACTGCAGTTACCGACATTGAGATTCGCGACGGTGCCATCGCGGGCGTGCACACTGACAAAGGTTTCATCAAAACAAAGAAAGTGCTCTCGGCAGTGGCCGGCTGGACGACGCACATTACCCGGATGGTTGGGCTGAGGACGCCGCTGGTGATTCATCCGCTGCAGGCCCTGGTCACCGAACCGGTGAAGCCCTGGCTGAATGCGATTGTGGTTTCGGCCAGTCTGCACGTTTACGTAAGTCAGTCTTCGCGGGGCGAACTGGTGGCGGGGGCGTCGCTGGATCCTTATGAGTTGATCTCGATGCGATCGACGCTCGACTTTGCCGAGGGACTGGGGGGACATATGCTGGAGTTATTCCCCTGCCTGGGAGAAGCCAAGGTACTCCGGCAGTGGGCGGGGCTGTGCGACATGACGCCCGATTTTTCTCCTATCATGGGGACGACGCCAATCAAGGGATTTTATATCGATTCCGGCTGGGGGACGTGGGGGTTCAAAGCGACGCCGGTCAGCGGCATGACGATGGCGTCAACCCTGGCTCGCGATGAGGATCACGAACTGATCCGGGCGTTTAACCTGTCGCGTTTTGAACAATTCGATCTGGTAGGCGAGAAAGGAGCGGCTTCGGTCGGACATTAG
- a CDS encoding sarcosine oxidase subunit delta: MKIIDCPVNGPRPLQEFHFGGEVRTMPDPARAADAEWADYVFHRSGEPAVKREWWYHVPSGVWFIAERDNRTDQFVRTYLYGEGPANE; the protein is encoded by the coding sequence GTGAAAATCATCGACTGTCCCGTAAATGGTCCGCGGCCCCTGCAGGAGTTTCACTTCGGGGGAGAGGTGCGTACGATGCCCGATCCGGCCAGGGCGGCGGATGCGGAATGGGCCGACTATGTGTTTCATCGCAGTGGTGAGCCGGCGGTGAAGCGGGAATGGTGGTACCACGTGCCCAGCGGGGTGTGGTTTATTGCCGAGCGGGACAACCGGACTGATCAGTTTGTGCGGACCTATTTGTATGGAGAAGGGCCCGCCAATGAGTAG
- a CDS encoding glycine cleavage T C-terminal barrel domain-containing protein: MSRRLPPREGEWIDRQTPVEFWFEGTRYQGFAGDVLSSALWANGVQLLGRSFKYHRPRGVYSLMNHDINVMVTDGTTFNQRGDTLAIRPGARYTAVNTVGGVKRDRLKIMDRLSRFFPIGFYYKAFHTPRWLFPFYENQMRKAAGLGKIDPRHRSAPSPKDYAFCDLLVVGAGPAGLAGAIAAAEQGLKVMLVDEQPHAGGSFNWQWTGDAAVLQKRAELLQRVAEMENIEVRLQTQVAGCYGDYWIALVDSERLTKVRAKSLLVAAGCFEQPAVFQNNDLPGVMLGSAAQRLIQLYAVQPCKRAVVLAGNSHGYRVATDLQQAGVEVAAVVDLRAEEATGNEGDAVKALGIPIHYQHTIYEAEPTADKCGVQAAVVAQLDQENQPQTASTVRIECDGIIVSVGWSPNASAYYQAGGRFIYAEDVEQLIPKADAPAGLYAAGRLNGVYDWIEQLADGTRAGLEAAAGLGHADGALPAAQKHAGSPPSHPWPIVSHPGKKNFVDLDEDLHLADFKNAHQEGFDNIELMKRYTTVGMGPSQGKLSNMNAVRILAKLNESSINETGTTTARPFYQPVPLKHLAGRRFHPQRRTPLNDWHERSQAVMMHSGAWLRPEYYQVGGKNREACIFAEATQVRMQVGMIDVSTLGKLEVCGPDAAEFLERIYTGRFQKQEPGRLRYGLACDESGVIIEDGVIARLEAERFYVTATSSGVAAFYRELQRWALIWNLNVTLVNATGQYAALNIAGPESRSVLQKLTDVDLSPEAFPYLGLREGTVVGVPARLMRVGFVGELGYEIHVPASQGLQVWTALMQAGQEYEIQPFGVEAQRLLRLEKGHLIVGQDTDALTNPFEANAGWAIGKQKPFFVGGRSLEIAARKPLTRQLVGLVFSDHGNTALPEECQLIIQDGEIVGRITSMAKHSTLGKPLALAFVRPDLAAPETRVSIRIAPGQLIHAQVSTTPFYDPENQRQDLA; this comes from the coding sequence ATGAGTAGACGTCTGCCGCCCCGGGAAGGGGAATGGATCGATCGCCAGACGCCGGTCGAATTCTGGTTTGAAGGGACGCGGTACCAGGGATTCGCGGGCGATGTGCTCTCGAGTGCATTGTGGGCCAATGGTGTGCAGCTGCTGGGGCGGAGTTTCAAATACCACCGTCCGCGGGGTGTTTACAGTCTGATGAATCACGACATCAACGTGATGGTGACCGACGGAACGACATTTAATCAGCGGGGAGATACGCTGGCGATTCGCCCCGGTGCGCGTTATACGGCGGTCAACACGGTGGGTGGTGTGAAGCGGGATCGCTTGAAGATCATGGATCGGTTGAGCCGGTTCTTTCCGATCGGATTTTATTACAAGGCATTTCATACGCCACGGTGGCTGTTCCCGTTTTATGAGAATCAGATGCGGAAAGCGGCTGGGCTGGGGAAAATCGATCCCCGGCACCGCAGTGCGCCCAGCCCGAAGGACTACGCGTTTTGTGATCTGCTGGTGGTCGGTGCCGGACCGGCGGGCCTGGCAGGTGCGATTGCTGCCGCCGAGCAGGGATTGAAAGTCATGCTGGTCGACGAACAGCCGCATGCCGGGGGAAGTTTCAACTGGCAATGGACCGGTGATGCCGCGGTCCTGCAGAAACGGGCGGAACTGCTCCAGCGGGTGGCGGAAATGGAGAACATTGAAGTACGCCTCCAGACACAGGTCGCGGGCTGTTATGGCGATTACTGGATTGCACTGGTCGACTCAGAACGGCTGACCAAAGTGCGTGCGAAATCGCTGCTGGTTGCGGCGGGCTGCTTCGAACAGCCGGCCGTCTTTCAGAACAATGATCTGCCGGGCGTGATGCTGGGTTCGGCGGCCCAGCGGTTGATCCAACTCTACGCAGTCCAGCCTTGTAAGCGGGCCGTTGTACTGGCGGGGAACAGCCATGGGTATCGTGTCGCCACAGATCTGCAGCAGGCGGGTGTCGAAGTGGCAGCGGTCGTTGACCTGAGAGCAGAGGAGGCGACGGGCAACGAAGGAGATGCAGTGAAGGCATTGGGGATTCCCATTCATTACCAGCATACGATCTATGAAGCGGAGCCGACCGCAGACAAATGTGGTGTGCAGGCTGCGGTGGTGGCACAGCTGGACCAGGAAAACCAACCTCAGACAGCGTCAACCGTGCGGATCGAATGTGACGGCATCATTGTGAGTGTGGGCTGGTCTCCGAATGCGAGTGCCTATTACCAGGCTGGGGGCCGATTCATCTATGCCGAGGATGTCGAGCAGTTGATCCCAAAAGCGGACGCTCCCGCGGGGCTGTATGCAGCGGGGCGTCTGAATGGCGTTTATGACTGGATTGAGCAGTTGGCTGACGGCACGCGGGCCGGTCTGGAAGCGGCAGCAGGACTGGGACATGCAGACGGTGCGCTGCCCGCGGCCCAGAAACACGCCGGTTCCCCTCCCAGTCATCCCTGGCCGATTGTGTCGCATCCCGGCAAGAAGAACTTTGTTGATCTCGACGAAGACCTGCATCTGGCGGATTTCAAAAACGCACACCAGGAAGGCTTCGACAATATTGAACTGATGAAACGCTACACGACCGTGGGCATGGGACCCAGCCAGGGAAAGCTGTCGAACATGAACGCGGTGCGGATTCTGGCAAAGCTGAATGAATCTTCGATCAACGAAACGGGAACGACGACGGCCCGGCCTTTTTATCAGCCGGTCCCCTTGAAACATCTGGCGGGCCGCCGGTTTCACCCTCAGCGACGGACGCCCCTGAACGACTGGCATGAACGGTCACAGGCAGTCATGATGCACTCCGGGGCGTGGCTGCGTCCCGAGTATTACCAGGTGGGCGGGAAGAACCGGGAAGCCTGTATTTTTGCTGAAGCGACCCAGGTGCGAATGCAGGTGGGGATGATCGACGTGAGTACGCTGGGGAAACTGGAGGTCTGTGGTCCTGATGCCGCGGAATTCCTGGAGCGGATTTATACGGGTCGCTTTCAGAAACAGGAACCGGGGCGGTTGCGTTACGGACTGGCGTGCGACGAATCGGGGGTGATCATCGAAGATGGCGTGATTGCGCGGCTGGAGGCGGAGCGGTTTTATGTCACCGCGACCAGCAGTGGCGTGGCGGCCTTCTATCGGGAGCTGCAGCGCTGGGCGCTGATCTGGAACCTGAATGTCACACTGGTGAATGCGACTGGACAGTATGCGGCGCTGAACATTGCGGGGCCGGAAAGCAGGTCAGTCCTGCAGAAGCTGACCGACGTGGATCTGTCGCCGGAAGCCTTTCCGTATCTGGGTCTCCGCGAGGGGACCGTGGTGGGAGTTCCGGCGCGATTGATGCGGGTCGGTTTTGTGGGTGAGTTGGGCTATGAAATTCACGTCCCCGCCAGCCAGGGGCTGCAGGTGTGGACAGCACTGATGCAGGCGGGGCAGGAATATGAAATTCAACCGTTTGGTGTGGAAGCCCAACGACTGTTGCGACTGGAAAAGGGGCACCTGATTGTCGGGCAGGACACGGATGCGCTCACGAATCCATTCGAGGCCAACGCGGGCTGGGCGATCGGTAAGCAAAAACCGTTTTTTGTGGGTGGTCGGAGTCTGGAGATTGCGGCCCGCAAACCGCTGACGCGCCAGCTGGTTGGCCTGGTCTTTTCCGATCATGGTAACACAGCATTACCCGAAGAGTGCCAGCTGATCATCCAGGACGGTGAGATCGTGGGGCGGATTACCAGCATGGCGAAACATTCGACGCTGGGCAAACCGCTGGCACTGGCGTTTGTGCGTCCCGACCTGGCCGCGCCGGAAACCCGGGTGTCGATTCGCATTGCTCCCGGTCAGTTGATTCACGCGCAAGTGTCGACGACTCCCTTTTACGATCCCGAAAACCAACGCCAGGATCTTGCATAA
- a CDS encoding aminomethyltransferase family protein, whose protein sequence is MTETINRQSPIQQLLADRRPEWMPQTELPLVLRFQDEAAEESQMQRLGLCDFSGLSKLGLKGVEAGDWLRAQGVDVPDSTYETRRLSDGGWIGCLGKNEFLLESSLSNEVVPELNRRLRPESNRLLRVERQDASFLLTGNLALGVLSQTCGVNFAEASPGRLILTRVAGVSCVVLPDFLGETPTYRLWFDCSYAVYLWETLLEICAESGGDAIGAGVIIAATLP, encoded by the coding sequence ATGACGGAAACGATCAATCGACAATCGCCGATTCAACAACTGCTGGCGGACCGACGGCCGGAATGGATGCCGCAGACGGAGCTGCCGCTCGTGTTGCGATTTCAGGATGAGGCAGCCGAGGAAAGTCAGATGCAGCGGCTGGGACTCTGCGATTTCAGTGGTCTGTCCAAGCTGGGACTGAAGGGCGTTGAAGCGGGAGACTGGCTGCGTGCACAGGGAGTCGATGTGCCGGATTCGACGTATGAGACGCGTCGTCTGTCGGATGGAGGCTGGATTGGCTGTCTCGGCAAGAACGAATTTCTGCTGGAGAGTAGCCTCTCGAATGAGGTGGTTCCCGAGTTGAACCGACGCCTTCGACCAGAGAGCAACCGTCTATTACGAGTCGAGCGGCAGGATGCGTCGTTTCTGCTGACAGGGAATCTGGCCCTCGGGGTACTGTCGCAGACCTGTGGTGTGAACTTCGCGGAGGCATCCCCCGGAAGACTGATTCTGACCCGGGTCGCCGGAGTGAGTTGCGTGGTGCTGCCTGATTTCCTGGGAGAGACACCCACGTATCGGCTCTGGTTCGACTGCAGCTATGCCGTCTATCTCTGGGAAACGCTGCTGGAAATCTGTGCGGAGTCGGGAGGCGATGCTATCGGGGCGGGTGTCATCATCGCGGCGACGCTGCCTTAA
- a CDS encoding cation diffusion facilitator family transporter — MSQTTEHEHTGESHAGHSHGLTHSDSLQGVSTSRLIWAIVLNQLLTVGQVVAGIYSGSVALLSDAAHNFNDANALLIAYIARRISQKEANERFTFGYRRAEMIGALINLTLLAIVGLYLIYEGITRFFEPEHVIGSVMAYTAILALVVDVGSALLLWSMSKGSLNVRAAFFHNIVDALGSIAVLIGAGAILWFGWVWVDPLITLLISGYILWEVYKMLPQAMRMLMEGTPADIDVSALIERIEATGDVIEIHHLHLWELDEEHRALEAHVVIRKEDAGKMEVIKHQIKELLLAEFEIQHTTLEFELDGDQENHCHDTRVIAEH; from the coding sequence ATGTCACAAACAACAGAACACGAACATACGGGTGAAAGTCACGCCGGTCATTCACACGGGCTGACGCACAGCGATTCTCTGCAGGGTGTGAGTACATCGCGGCTGATCTGGGCCATTGTCCTGAATCAGCTGTTGACGGTCGGGCAGGTGGTAGCGGGAATTTATTCCGGCAGCGTGGCGCTGCTTTCGGATGCGGCACATAACTTTAATGACGCGAATGCACTGCTGATTGCCTACATTGCCCGGCGGATTTCCCAGAAGGAAGCCAACGAACGTTTTACGTTCGGTTATCGACGGGCCGAAATGATTGGTGCGCTGATCAATCTGACGCTGCTGGCGATCGTCGGTCTGTACCTGATTTACGAGGGCATCACCCGTTTTTTTGAGCCGGAACATGTCATCGGATCGGTCATGGCGTATACCGCGATTCTGGCGCTGGTGGTCGACGTGGGTTCGGCACTGTTGTTGTGGTCCATGAGCAAGGGCTCACTGAATGTGCGGGCTGCCTTTTTTCACAACATTGTCGATGCCCTGGGCAGCATTGCGGTGTTGATCGGAGCGGGTGCCATTCTGTGGTTTGGCTGGGTGTGGGTCGATCCGCTGATTACGCTACTGATATCCGGTTATATTCTGTGGGAGGTCTATAAAATGCTGCCCCAGGCGATGCGGATGCTGATGGAAGGGACGCCGGCGGATATTGATGTTTCCGCGTTGATTGAGCGAATTGAAGCGACCGGAGATGTCATTGAAATACACCATCTGCACCTGTGGGAGCTGGATGAAGAACACCGGGCATTGGAGGCACACGTGGTGATCCGGAAAGAAGATGCCGGGAAGATGGAAGTCATCAAGCACCAGATCAAGGAACTGCTGCTTGCTGAATTTGAGATCCAGCACACGACTCTGGAATTTGAATTGGATGGCGATCAGGAAAATCATTGCCACGACACGCGGGTGATCGCCGAACATTGA
- a CDS encoding efflux RND transporter permease subunit has product MIRSILDFCIRQRLLMILLSISLIGWGWYSAQKVPIDAIPNVGENQVIVLAEWSGRSPKDVEDQITYPLSIALQAVPGSRNVRGKSMFGFSFVQVTFDDDVDFYWARSRVVEQLTTVTGSLPEGVVPTLAPDATALGQIYYYVLEPPAGMDLAELRSRQDFFIKYALQSVDGVAEVASIGGYVKQYQVEVDPDELRYHNIPLSQVIDSVKASNIDVGAKTVETSGMEFIVRGKGFIGADKTEQETIEQIRNTVITTSKGVPVRISDVAQVQTGPAFRRGALDLNGKEAVGGVVVMRYGENPRKVIERVQAKIASLESELGGIKIQGIYDRSLLIDETVSTLTEALLQETIITIAVMVLFLLHVRASIIIAITLPMAVLMSFIAMKTLGVDANIMSLAGIAIAIGTMVDMGIIILENIYGSLAEWEANGSPGGPQQRLTVIRDSAAEVIPAVITAVSTTIISFLPVFFLTGRDHRLFTPLAWTKSFALISSLIVAVVILPLLCRIFLRSARIPRWGQFASGMGVACLTAALCRFVWGDYIADGSTLTLYAATLFAAVAGFLLGWWVTGEKIRSMEENPASRFVRFLYAGRLKLALQHKLLMLSLPAVIMVLGAGAWIGLPTVLRPVEKVVSLLGADLNQVPGYVDAKHVFTGLKSDDWIALDEGSWFYMPSLYPAASFSQAMEILQAQDTLIKGIPEVEHVLGKIGRVESALDPAPAAMVETYVMLKPRDTWREGMTARKIWDEINSVATLPGVTPASPLQPIEGRVVMLQSGIKASMAIRVYGDDLEGLSQASLAVAERLKQNRYVNAGTVNPDIVMGKPYYEFEVDREEAARYGMTTMMVNQIVSAGLGGLDVTTTVEGRERYPIQVRFERSVRKDLKDLRQVSVVTHGGDIVPLERLAEVTTTWGPGAINSEDARLVAHVAFSPSGISGDLETVEQVMTDLRTARETGALTFPQGNFELQAVGSFQNQIEANRRLMWIIPAVLLVNLLIIYLSFQDFAISAIVFSGIPVAFAGGMIAVAWMGVDMNTAVWVGFIALFGIAVDDGVVMATYIQQTLKRQPVNNITELREAIYIAGLKRIRPCVMTTLTTIFALLPVLLSHGRGADVARAMALPVLGGMLVEPFTTFIVPAIYCAYLEFRMQAGLSSQALNQELPQAGSQNKSFDPVLSGPAS; this is encoded by the coding sequence ATGATTCGCTCCATTCTCGATTTCTGTATCCGCCAGCGGCTGCTGATGATCCTGCTATCCATCTCACTGATCGGCTGGGGCTGGTATTCAGCGCAAAAAGTTCCCATCGACGCGATTCCCAATGTCGGCGAGAACCAGGTGATTGTCCTCGCAGAATGGTCAGGCCGCTCCCCCAAGGATGTGGAAGACCAGATCACCTATCCGCTTTCGATCGCGCTACAGGCTGTACCGGGTTCCCGGAACGTTCGCGGCAAAAGCATGTTTGGCTTCAGCTTCGTGCAGGTGACCTTCGATGACGACGTCGACTTCTACTGGGCCCGTTCCCGCGTGGTCGAACAGTTAACCACTGTCACAGGCTCGCTTCCCGAAGGTGTCGTCCCCACGCTGGCCCCCGATGCCACTGCACTGGGGCAGATCTATTACTACGTGCTCGAACCACCGGCCGGCATGGATCTGGCGGAACTGCGCTCCCGGCAGGACTTTTTCATCAAATATGCACTGCAGTCTGTAGATGGTGTCGCCGAAGTCGCTTCAATTGGCGGCTACGTCAAGCAGTATCAGGTCGAGGTCGATCCCGACGAACTGCGTTATCACAACATTCCGCTCAGTCAGGTGATCGATTCCGTGAAGGCATCGAATATCGATGTCGGTGCCAAGACGGTCGAGACCAGCGGCATGGAATTCATTGTCCGTGGTAAAGGTTTTATTGGCGCGGACAAAACCGAACAGGAAACCATCGAGCAGATCAGGAACACCGTCATTACGACCAGCAAAGGGGTGCCGGTCCGCATCAGCGATGTAGCCCAGGTCCAGACCGGCCCCGCCTTCCGACGCGGTGCCCTCGATCTGAATGGAAAGGAAGCGGTCGGGGGTGTCGTCGTGATGCGTTACGGCGAGAATCCCCGCAAAGTGATCGAACGGGTTCAGGCGAAAATCGCTTCGCTGGAGTCCGAACTGGGCGGCATCAAAATCCAGGGCATCTATGACCGGAGTCTGCTCATCGACGAGACCGTCTCCACCCTCACCGAAGCCCTGCTGCAGGAAACCATCATTACGATCGCGGTGATGGTGTTGTTCCTCCTGCATGTCCGCGCCAGCATCATTATCGCCATCACGCTCCCCATGGCCGTCCTGATGTCGTTCATTGCCATGAAAACGTTGGGCGTCGATGCCAACATCATGTCCCTGGCTGGCATCGCCATCGCGATAGGCACCATGGTTGACATGGGCATCATCATTCTGGAGAACATTTACGGCAGTCTGGCGGAATGGGAAGCCAACGGTTCCCCGGGCGGCCCACAACAGCGTCTGACTGTCATTCGCGATTCAGCCGCTGAAGTGATACCAGCTGTCATCACCGCCGTCAGTACTACGATCATCAGCTTTCTGCCGGTCTTCTTCCTGACGGGCCGTGACCACAGGCTGTTCACACCACTCGCCTGGACCAAATCGTTTGCCCTGATCTCCAGTCTGATTGTGGCTGTCGTCATTCTGCCTCTGCTCTGTCGCATTTTCCTGCGGAGTGCACGCATTCCCCGCTGGGGGCAATTTGCCAGCGGAATGGGAGTCGCCTGCCTGACCGCCGCCCTCTGCCGGTTTGTCTGGGGAGATTACATCGCTGACGGATCAACGTTGACCCTCTATGCAGCTACACTCTTTGCTGCGGTTGCCGGTTTTCTGCTGGGCTGGTGGGTGACCGGCGAGAAGATCCGGTCCATGGAAGAGAACCCCGCCAGCCGTTTCGTTCGTTTCCTCTATGCCGGACGTTTGAAACTGGCCTTACAGCACAAACTGCTGATGCTCTCCCTCCCCGCCGTCATCATGGTGCTGGGCGCAGGTGCCTGGATTGGTTTACCCACAGTTTTGAGACCCGTGGAAAAAGTGGTCTCACTACTCGGGGCGGATCTGAACCAGGTTCCCGGCTATGTCGACGCCAAACACGTCTTCACCGGGTTGAAATCCGACGACTGGATTGCCTTGGATGAAGGCAGTTGGTTCTACATGCCCAGTCTCTACCCGGCTGCCAGCTTTTCCCAGGCGATGGAAATTCTGCAGGCCCAGGACACCCTGATCAAGGGGATTCCGGAAGTGGAGCATGTACTGGGAAAAATTGGTCGCGTGGAATCCGCTCTCGACCCTGCCCCTGCGGCAATGGTCGAAACCTATGTCATGCTCAAACCCCGCGATACCTGGCGGGAAGGGATGACGGCCCGCAAGATCTGGGATGAAATCAATAGCGTAGCCACGCTGCCGGGAGTCACTCCCGCTTCGCCTCTTCAGCCGATCGAAGGACGCGTGGTCATGTTGCAGAGCGGCATCAAGGCCTCGATGGCGATCCGCGTTTATGGCGACGATCTGGAAGGCCTGTCCCAAGCCTCGCTGGCGGTTGCAGAACGACTCAAGCAGAACCGCTATGTGAATGCGGGGACCGTGAATCCCGATATCGTCATGGGCAAGCCCTACTATGAGTTCGAGGTCGATCGGGAAGAGGCCGCCCGTTACGGCATGACTACGATGATGGTCAATCAGATCGTCTCTGCCGGACTCGGCGGGCTCGACGTGACGACAACCGTGGAAGGACGCGAACGCTACCCGATTCAGGTGCGCTTTGAACGCAGCGTCCGTAAGGATCTGAAAGACCTGCGACAAGTCTCCGTCGTCACGCACGGCGGTGATATTGTACCCCTGGAGCGACTGGCAGAGGTGACGACCACCTGGGGACCGGGGGCGATCAATAGTGAAGATGCCCGCCTCGTGGCCCATGTCGCGTTCTCACCGTCAGGCATCTCCGGCGATCTGGAAACCGTGGAACAGGTGATGACCGACCTGCGGACCGCCCGGGAAACCGGGGCGCTGACCTTTCCCCAGGGCAACTTCGAACTGCAGGCAGTGGGCTCGTTTCAGAATCAGATCGAAGCCAACCGGCGGCTGATGTGGATCATTCCCGCTGTGCTGCTGGTCAATCTGCTGATTATCTATCTCAGCTTTCAGGACTTCGCCATTTCAGCGATTGTCTTCTCCGGGATTCCGGTCGCTTTTGCGGGAGGGATGATCGCGGTTGCCTGGATGGGCGTGGATATGAACACCGCAGTCTGGGTCGGGTTTATCGCGCTGTTCGGGATCGCCGTCGATGATGGCGTGGTGATGGCCACTTACATCCAGCAGACGCTGAAGCGCCAGCCGGTCAATAATATCACCGAGTTACGTGAGGCGATCTACATCGCCGGGCTGAAACGGATTCGCCCCTGTGTAATGACAACCCTGACCACGATCTTCGCCCTGTTGCCGGTCCTGTTATCCCACGGACGCGGAGCCGATGTGGCCCGGGCGATGGCCCTGCCCGTTCTGGGCGGCATGCTGGTCGAACCGTTTACCACCTTCATTGTCCCCGCCATCTATTGTGCTTATCTGGAATTCAGAATGCAGGCGGGGCTGTCTAGTCAGGCTCTGAATCAGGAACTACCTCAAGCTGGATCACAGAATAAATCATTCGATCCAGTCTTAAGCGGTCCCGCGTCCTGA